A window of Sediminitomix flava genomic DNA:
CTTTTTTCTTCGAGGTCTTCTGTTGTGATCTTGATCTTTTGAAGTTCTTTTTCCCAAATGTCGGAAGCATCTTTTCTGACTTGATCAAAGTCCCAAGTGTTTGCTTCTTTCTCAAGATTTTTTCGAGCACCTTCAATGCTATGAGAAGAAAGAGCAACTTTTACTTGAACAATGTTTTCTTCTTCTGGTGTATCGAAATCTAGGTAAGCTCTTGTTCGGAGGGCTTGTTTTTCATTGCCTTCTACTTCAGCCATCGGATTTTCTTTATCTGTTGTGAAAATCTTGTAGGATTTAATTGGCTGATCAAACTGAGCTACAAAATATGTTTTTTGCACATTTGCCCAACCTGATGAAAAACGGTAGCCTTCTACGGTATGCTCATCTACTACTTTTATATAAGTATCTGTAGGACCGTCCCAGTTTAGGGCATAGCCAAGGTTGATATAGATTTTTGAATCATCAGCTTTTGGGAAGGTGTATCTGTGAAATCCGACACGTTGTGTAGTGGTCAGTTCTGCGTGGATATCATAATCTAAAAGATCAACTTCATAAAAGCCTGGTTCGGCATGTTCTTGATCGTGCGTAAATAGCGAACTATGTCTTTGTACACCTTCTTGCATGATTCTGCTGCTTTTGCCGTTTAGTGGCATTACAAGGATATCGTACAAATCTCCTGCGCCAGTACCCGAAAGGTGTGTATGAGAAAAACCAGCGATGGTTGTGTCTGGCCAGAAGTAACCTGCAATTCTGTCCCAACCCGAATAGCCGTTGTCTGGGCTTAGCTGAATCATTCCGTGAGGTACGGTTGCACCAGGGTATGTATTTCCTGGACCGTCTGTACCTACAAATGGGTTAACAAAAGAGGTGTATCTCGTTTGCGATTGTTGAATATTTTTCTGACATGAAGTCAGAAAAAGTGCGATTGTTAGTAAGTTTATTAAGTGTTTAGTCATAATAATCAAAGATTATCTGGTCTAAAGAGTTGTATGTTTATCAAGGTGTCTAGCTACTGTTGCTCAAGTGAAAATGCTACCATTCCATTTTGTAAGGAGCATCTTCCATTCGATTCCCGTTTTTCTTATCTACTACAGCAAAGTTAAATCCGCTTCTGATGCCATACCCTCCGTATTCTCCGTCTTTATTTAAGGCTAAGAATCCTACTTGAAGATTTTCCATACGGTTTTTATGGGTATTCATGATTCTTTTTACCGCTATTTCACATGCTTCTCTAGGAGATTTTCCCATACGCATATATTCGACAACCATGGCAGAACCTGCCGTACGAATTACGGCTTCACCTAAACCGGTTGCACATGCAGCTCCAACTTCACCATCTACAAACAAACCTGCACCTATGATCGGAGAGTCTCCAACTCTACCATGCATTTTGTAGGCAGCACCCGAAGTGGTACATGCTCCAGCCAAATTTCCGTCAGCATCTAATGCAAGAGCTCCAATTGTATCATGATTCTCTATATTAATAACTGGTTTGTATTTTGATGTCTCCATCCATTTTTCCCAGTCCTTTTTAGATTGCTCAATAAGGAGTTCTTCTTCCTCGAAGCCGTTGGCTAAAGCAAATTGTTTTGCACCTTCTCCTACAAGCATTACATGAGGTGTATTTTCCATAACCAATCGAGCTACAGAAATAGGATGTTTGATACCTTGAAGAAAAGCGACACTTCCACAATCGTGTTTGTGGTCCATAATACATGCATCTAAGGTTACTTTTCCTTCTCGATCAGGTAAGCCTCCGTATCCGACACTACGTTCTTTAGGGTCAGCTTCGGGTACTCTTACTCCGTATTCAACGGCATCAAGAGCACTTCCTCCTTCTTTAAGATATTCCCAACCTGCTTCATTGGCTCCAAAACCATGGTTCCAAGTCGAGATCATGATTGGCTTCATACCCTCTTTCTTTATAGAAGAAGAAAAGCTAAATAGAGTTGAGCTAAGAAGCCCTCCACCTACTGTTAGTGACTTTTTTATAAATGACCTTCTATTTTGCATGTTATAGCATGTGTTTGTTTTACAATTTTAAAACTACGTAAACATTCATAAATATGCATGTTCGTGCAAATACATGTAACACATATTAACGAAGTTTGCACTTATTTTAAAAATAATAAGAATATATAAACGATGAAAATATTATGAGTGCTTGTTTTATAGGGTGTTGAGTGATTTTATGAATGATGCTTGTTTAAAAAACTAAATACTGACTGTGCTTTTTAAATAAATAATAACATGCATGAATCGACATTAGATGATTGCAATTTATAAGTTAAAAAGCTGATGTTTTTCTTGGGTTTATCTCTCTTTTTGTTTGTAAGTAGTTGATATTTAGGGTTCAGTTTGTTTTGTGTGCGAGGTGTGGAAGAGTATGCACGTTTGCATGTTTTTATATTTTTAAACGTCTCTTTACAATTATTATGGCTTAATTTTGAAAAATCATTAAAATGTATTTGCGTGTTTTTGCCTGTTTCTCTATGTTTGCAGTGTAGTTGAGACACTTTAAGAGACTAAACAAGATTAACAATGCTGAAGGACGAACGACATACTTTTATTTTAAATGAGATTAAGAAGAATAATAGAGTACTCTCTTCTGAATTGAGTTTAAGTTTAGGTGTATCAGAAGACACGATTCGACGTGACTTAAGAGAATTATCTGATGTAGGTAAAATCAGAAGAGTACACGGTGGAGCGGTTCAGCATCAAGAAGCAGAAGGGAATACAGTCTCAAATTATATTCCTTTTAGTTATGAAGATCGGGAAGTGTATGGCAAGAATGCAAAACAGTTGATTGCAGATAAGGCTGTCTCATTAATCAATGACGATATGGTTATCTTAATTGATGGTGGGACAACAAATCTTGAAATCGTAAAAAGATTGCCTTTAG
This region includes:
- a CDS encoding isoaspartyl peptidase/L-asparaginase family protein; the encoded protein is MQNRRSFIKKSLTVGGGLLSSTLFSFSSSIKKEGMKPIMISTWNHGFGANEAGWEYLKEGGSALDAVEYGVRVPEADPKERSVGYGGLPDREGKVTLDACIMDHKHDCGSVAFLQGIKHPISVARLVMENTPHVMLVGEGAKQFALANGFEEEELLIEQSKKDWEKWMETSKYKPVINIENHDTIGALALDADGNLAGACTTSGAAYKMHGRVGDSPIIGAGLFVDGEVGAACATGLGEAVIRTAGSAMVVEYMRMGKSPREACEIAVKRIMNTHKNRMENLQVGFLALNKDGEYGGYGIRSGFNFAVVDKKNGNRMEDAPYKMEW